The following is a genomic window from Nitrososphaerota archaeon.
ATTCCTGCAATGTCGGCAAGATACTTCATCGTCACTGCCTTTTGGCTGCGCATGAAACCAAAGTTTCCGTTTCTGGTCTATAAGGCAGGACACGTTTCGAACCGAGTTTCTGAGCGGGAGGCTTTCGCGAAAGTGAGCAGAGACCCTTGAACGCTTATTAGGCGAGCCGCCCGCAAACAGACTGCCTTGACTGAAGGCAAACAGCGGACTCCAAACGACCAGAAATCAGACAGATGGAACGACACCTCAGCAGAGTACAAAGCCGCCATGGATCACAAAGCGCAAATCCACGACCCCAATTCACAGGCGCATCAGGCGATGCTCGACAACAGGAGCAGACAGATTGCGGCGAACAAGGCGAAGGGAAGGAAATGAGCAGCCACAAGGATGACGACCCGGATAAAACAAAAGAGGAATACGACGCAGACAACCACGCGGACCAAGAGAACCCCAACAACGATGAATACGCAAAGGACGACTAGTTCCAGATATCAATAGCATTTGGCATAATACAGACAAGAGGGGGAGCGAAAGCTCCCCTCCCTATATTTTACTTCGAAGATGCTCGTCTTGCGATGGTATCTAGAGTCCTTCTGTTCTCTATCGCATTCTCTATTATCTCATCCATCTGATTTCTATCGGCTTTTAGAAGCCTCCACTTTGATATCCCGAGCTCTCTTTGAGCCGCAGATGCCAGCGCCTCTCGGCCAAGCTGTCCACGCAATATGGGGTCCATCAATTGGGACAGACTAACATTCCCAATCTGGCTGTTTGGACTTCGGGAAGCCTTGCGTGCGGTGTCGAGCATATCCGCTAACTTATCCAAGGTTAGCCCGCTGTAGGGTCTCAGCGTTCTGATGAGAAAGTCCAATTGCCTCAATTCGTCGGCAGAATTCGGAGACATGGCTTTCAAGAACTGCCTTGCTGCTCCTAGTGTCTTTAGCAGACGAGCAACTCTGACCGGTGGTTCAGGCGAGACCGAACCCGAGGATGCGCCATCCCTACTGTCTGGGCTCAAATGGCATCGACTCTCCTCTTGATCTCTGCCGTAACTTCAGAGAATACCCTCGGAAACCCCTGCCCTCCAATGTTTTGTTCCCGAGGGTAGTGATAGACAGGGAATCCCCTCGTAAGAGACTCGCTCACTCCCACCCCGTCTTTGATGAGAGGTTCGATAATCTCATTCCCTGGGTATTGTCCCCTCAAGGCTGCAAGATTCTCCGTGGCGTCGTTGGTCCAGCCGCTCGCCCCACGGGAGGTCTGGATTCTGGTGATGACGATTCCAATGAATGCACGTGTTGGAACGTATGTTGAGACAAGCTTGTAACCTTTGGTCCTTAACAGACCAGAGTAGTCCCTAAGTTGATCCTCAATCTTGCTCATCATCTGATTCGTTAGATGCGGTGTGCCCCTTACCGAAACCGCATCGGGTATTGTTGGGACCAAGTAGCCATGGGAGGCCGCCAAGGCATTCTGCGTTACTATCTTTGTGGCCGGAGGGCAGTCAAAAATTATGTATTCGTAATCACGGTGGATTCCGTTCGTCTCAAGCCACTCGCAGATTAGCGTCCTCCGCCGCCAGTCCGACTCGACAGCGTTACCCACAGTAGTTCCACTGAGATCAATTTCCGTCTCATCGAGTGCCAGTTCGGATGGCACTATGTCCAATGTGGGGTATAGCCTCTCTAGACCTGGATGGGGTTTGTGAATGATTTCACGCCCAGGCATCGGCTGCCCTGATTTCGTCATGTGAGTGAATACTCTGTTGATGGTCTTGTGTTGTTCGACAGCTTCATCCCATTTTCGCCTTCTCATGCATACGATGGAAAGGCTGCTTTGATGATCCACATCGCAAAGGAGCACACGAGAGCCGTCTGTCTTAGAGAGCTTACAAGCTACATTGAAGGCTAGAGTTGTCTTCCCCACGCCTCCTTTGAAATTGATTATGCTGAACCTCTTGACCATGTCTTCCAAAAATCGTCCTGTTCGATTTAAGCGTAAGGGACAAGGGGTGACCTCTCTTCATACACACTCACGCGCCCTCCCGGGCTCTCTCAGGCGGTCTCTCTCGGTCTCTCGCGCGGGCACACACACGCACACGGGCAGGCGCAGGCAGGAACAGGAACAGGCACAAACGAGAGAGAGAGAGAAGAAGCGAGTGCGGGGGGTGGGATTCGAACCCACGAACCCCTAAGGGACGAGGTCCTAAGCCTCGCGCCGTTGACCAGGCTGGGCGACCCCCGCGGTGACAAGCCGGCCTGACCCTGAAACTATAACGCTTTGGCCGGAGTGTCGGCAGGCTGGAGTTCATCAGGGATTTTCACCCCTGCTCTTCTGAGGATCCCCTCCCAGTCCACCTTGAACAGGACCGCTCCGATGAGGATGAAGACGACCGCGAGGGCCGCCGTGACCCACAGCTGGTTGGCTCCGAGGACCTCTGACACCCCTCTCAGGACGGTGAACTCCAGGCCGATCTCGGCCGCGCTCTTGAGGAGCTTCGCGCCCAATGTGACAGTCGACATCAGGCCGAGCGACGTGGACGTCGCCCCTGCTCCGACGAACATGTAGTCGTCAAACGGAAAGACCGGAACGAAAGCGGCCACGAAGAGGACCGCATACAGCCCCCAGTTCGACGTGTATCTTGCGAACAGCCGCACGTTCTTGTTCCTGACGATGTACTTCTTGAGCCCGAAGGCGCCGAAATAGATGACCAGCTTGGCGGCTGTCGCCCCCACAGCAGACGCCACCACCACGACCAAGAAGGCGGTCGGGGAAAAGCCGATGAGTATCAGTTGAAGCGTTGCGATCAGGGTGTATGACCCGCCCACGAAAGGGGAGACGTTAGCAAGGAACGAAATGACCAGTATGAAGACGGCGGCCCAAATCAGGGGGTCCAACGGTCCGGGGACCGGTCCTTCGTATTTATCCCTCGTCGAGGGCAGGCGTCAAGCGGGCTCCAGTAACGTATATATCGCGACCGGAGAGGCCGCGGCCAAGGTTCTGACCCTCTATGACGCGCATGCTAGCTTTCGTGGACATCTTCGTCGACTCCCCTGCCATGGACGACGTGGTCCAGGCTCTGTCTAAAATCCCCAACGTGGAAGAGCTCTATGAGGTCACCGGAGAGTTCGACATAGTGACCCTGGTGTCCGCGGGGGACATCGAAGAGTTCCGGGACATACTGAAGAACAGGATTCTCAAGATCCGGGGGGTAAAGAGCACCGTGAGCGCCATCGTGCTCTACACCCACAAAGGGCCGAGATTCAACGGGGACTCCAAACCCAAGGCGTCAGGGCGCTAGGCGCCCGGCGAAAGATTCTCATCAGAGGCACCGGAGCCGCGATGGAACCTGAGATAGTTGATAGACGCGCTACAGGCGTTCGTGGTTGTCGCCGTCCTGGGCGTCGCCCTCGGGTCGGGGTGGGCGCTTGCGCCCTACGTGGTCAGGGTCCTCACAGGGGCACCCACCTTCCTTGACAGGTTCCTTGGCCCGCTCGAAAAAAGGCTCTACAGACTGATCGGGACGGACCCGTCGTCCGGCATGGGGTGGAAGCAGTACTTCTTCGCGGCTCTCCTTCTCAACATAGCCCAGATGGCCATAGCATTCCTCGTCCTGGTGGGCCAGGGAGCCCTCCCCCTCAACCCTCAGGGGTTCCCGGGGATGAACTGGGACCTCGCCCTCAACACCGTCGTCTCCTTCGCCTCCAACACCAACCTCCAGCACTACGCGGGGGAGAGCACGCTCTCATACTTCTCCCAGATGGGGGCGATCCAGTTCCTGCAGTTCACCTCTGCCGCGACCGGGGTCTGCGTGATGGCGGCCATGGTGAGAGGGTTCAAGCGGGGGTCAGCCGACATGGGGAACTTCTACGTCGACTTCGTGCGCGTCATCTCTAGGATCCTCCTTCCTCTCTGCTTGGTCGCTGCCGTGGTCCTGGTCGCCCTCGGCGTCCCGCAGACCCTGGGCGGGTACATCACAGTGAAGACGGTGGAAGGGGCTACCCAGAGGCTCCTGGTCGGCCCCGTGGCCTCCCTGGTGTCGATCATGCAGATAGGGACCAACGGCGGCGGCTACTTCGGGGCGAACTCGGCCTATCCGTTCCAGAACCCGACCCCTGCGACAGACGTCCTCCAGATCTACCTGATGCTCCTCTTGCCGACGACCCTCGTCTTCGCCTTCGGGGAACTGGTCGGGAAGAAAAGGGAGACCCTCCCCATCCTCATCGCGTCCTACGGCCTGCTCGCCATCGACCTGGTTATCGCATTCGTCCCCAATGTGGCGGCCGTCGGCCCTGGGATCGAGACCAGGTTCGGGGCCTTCTTCTCCACCTTCTGGACGGTCGTCACGACCGCCGTCACGACGGGGTCAGTGAACTCTTCTCTCGCGGGAAACAACCCCCTGGCGATCCTGTCGGCCTTCATGGGGATGGTGATCCAGGCGACCCCCGGGGGAGAGGGGATCGGGGTCATGTACCTGATAATGTACGTGGTCATCACGGTCTTCGTCGTCGGTCTGATGACCGGCAGGACCCCCGAGTACCTCGGGGCGAAGATCGCCGCCCGGGACGTGAAGCTTGTCATGGTCGCTTTCTTCATCCATCCGGTGATCATACTCGTCCCGACCGTGCTGGCCTACGCCACGAAGGCCGTGAACGCCATCCCGGGGTTCTCGTCGCTCCCGGCGTCGGTCGGGTTCACCCAGATCCTCTACGAGTTCACATCATCGGCTGCCAACAACGGGTCTGACTTCTTGGGGGCCGCGGCCAACACCCCCTTCTTCAACGTCGCCACGGCGGTGGTCATCTTCGTGGGACGGTTCGCTCCAATCATGGTCCTCCTTGCGCTCTCGGGCTCGATGATAGGGAGGAAGAGGTCTGAATCCCAGACCCTCCGCACGGACAGCGGGTCGTTCTCCTTGGTGCTGATAGGGAGCATCCTCCTGCTCGCGGTCTTGACCTTCCTCCCCTTCCTGATGCTGGGGCCCATCCTGACCTACTTCCAAGGCCTGGTGAATTTCCTTGGCTAGTCGCGTCCCCAGGCTCGACAGGGTCCTCGGAAGGGTCAAGCTCCCGAGGCGGCCGTCGGCCCTCACAGCGAAGACCCTCTCGGACTCCGTAGTGAGGCTCAGCCCCGTCGCACTGCTCGGCAATCCGGTCATGTTCGTCGTAGAGCTGACCTTCTTCGTGGTCACGGCGATGGCCGTGGACCCCTACGCGTTCATCCCCGTCGCCAGCCCCGCCGAGCGGGTCTTCTACGTCCAGGTGGCGGCGATCCTGCTGGTCACGGTCTGGTTCAGCACCCTCTCAGACTCGCTGGCGGAACAGCAGGCGAAGAACACGGCCAGCAGCCTGAAGCGGCTGGAGACCGAGGTCCCCGTCAAGAAGGTGGTGACGGAAGGGTGGGAGAGGAAGGTGGTCCCTGCTACCTCCAGAACCCTGCTGAAAGGAGACCTCGTAAGGCTCGACAAGGGAGACGTGGTCCCTACGGACGGCGAGGTCCTCGAAGGGATCGCGATGGTGGACGAGTCGCTGGTGACCGGGGAGTCCGCCCCTGTCCGCAAGTCCCCCGGGGACAGCCTGATCGGCGGATCCACCGTCGTGAGCGACACTATGACCGCGAGGATAACCGCGAACCCGGGCGAGAGCTATCTTGACCAGATGGTGCACCTGGTCGAGTCGTCCAAACGCCCCAAGACCCCGAACGAGGCCGCCATCACCATGGTCCTATTCGGGCTCACGGCCATCTTCACGATAATCATCCTCTCGATGCTGGGGCTCTCGGTGGAGCTGGGGCTGAACACAGACCTCTCCGTCCTGATAGCCCTGTACGTCTGTCTGCTGCCGACCACCATAGGGGCCCTCCTTCCTGCCATCGGGCTCTCGGGGATAACCCGCCTTTACGAGCGGAAGGTGGTGGCGAAGTCGGGGAAGGCGATAGAGACGGCAGGAGACACGGACGTAATCCTCTTGGACAAGACAGGGACGATAACGGTGGGGAACAGGCACGTCGTGGAGATCATCCCCTTGGGCGGGCACACCGAAAGGGAAGTGGGCGAGGCGGCCTTCCTCTCTTCCTGGTTCGACGACACGCCTGAGGGGCGGAGCGTCATCAGCGTAGCATACGAAAGGGGGTATGTCCCGCGGGAACTCAACGCCCTCGCCCTTTCGGAGGTCTACGACTTCTCCGCCAACACGCGAACGAGCGGGGTCAAGATACACTTCGGCTCCAGCTTCGTCCTGCCGAAGGGGAGCATGCAGAGGGTGCGCAGGAAGTTCTTCGTGGAAGACGCCAGCGACCGCGGGATGCACCTCTCGGGCGAGGAGAGCGAGATCGTCAAGGGGGCGCCAGACTCGTTCACGAAGGTCGGGTTCAGCATCCCAGAGGAGTTCCCCGGCCTCGTCGAGAAGATCTCCTCTGCCGGGGACACCCCCATGGCAGTGGCCAGAGACCACCAGGTGATCGGGCTCATCAGGCTCAAGGACGTGCTGAAGGAGGGGACAAAGGAGAAGATAGACGCGGTCAAGGCGATGGGGATCAGGCCGGTCATGATCACGGGGGACCAGCCGCTCACGGCGAAGAGCATCGCGTCCGAGGTGGGCATTGATGAGTTCATACCGCAAGCCAAGCCGGAAGACAAGTTCAACATCGTAAAGAAAGAACAGGCGCAGACCCGGGTGGTCTCCATGATCGGCGACGGGACCAACGACGCCCCGGCACTGGCAGCCGCGGACGTCGGGCTCGCGATGAATTCGGGGACGGAAGCGGCCAAGGAGGCGGCGAACATGGTCGACCTGGAGTCCAACCCTGCCAAGATCATAGACGTGGTGCTGCTGGGGAAGCAGCTGCTCATGACGAGAGGCGCCGTCACGGCTTTCAGCATCTCCAACGACGTCGCGAAGTACTTCGCGATCCTCCCTGTGATGTTCGCCGCCACCCTCCCTGCCCTGCATTCTCTCAACATTCTCGGGCTAGGCGTGCACACCGCCGTCCTCTCCGCCCTGATCTTCAACGCCATCATCATCCCGATGCTCATCCCATTGGCGATGCGTGGGGTCGCGTTCAGACCGTCTGACACCATGACCATCTTCCTGAGGAACGTGCTCATCTACGGTGTCGGGGGGGTGGTAGTCCCGTTCCTGGGAATCAAGCTGATCGACGTCCTTCTGGGGGCCCTCTAGGATGACGACCGAGGTGGAGCCGAAGCGGCCCCGGTCTGGGACCTACAGGCCGATAGTGGTCCTGGCCGTGCTCTCAATGCTGGTCTGCGGGCTCGTCTTCCCCCTGGTCGTCACCGGGATTGCACAGGGGGCCTTCCCCTACCAGGCGAACGGGAGTCAGGCGACCCTGAATGGGAGGAGCGTCGGGTCATACCTCGTCGACAACAACTTCACCATCCCTGTCTTCTTCCAAGGGAGGAACGAGTCCAACCCGATGAACGCCTCTGCTTCGGGGGTCGACCCCGATATCCCGCTGTCCTATGCGCTCTCTCAGGTCCCCCGGATACACAACGCCACGGGGATTCCCGAGGCGAGCCTCGTCGCGATAGTGACATCACACGTGCAGTGGACCATCTGGATAGGGGGCTCCCCATATGTCAACGTCCTAGCGCTGAACCTCGCCCTGATAGGAGACTATCCTGCGGCGTACCCGGGCTATAGCTGACCCGCTACTTCTTGGCAGCGCGCCTTTTCTTCTCTGCTTCCTTCTCCAGCTTCTTCTGCTTCTCTTTGCGCCGCAGACTGTCGTACTCGCCCAGAGGCCCCTGGTGTTCGACGTAGCCGTGGTGCATTTCTAGGGTCCTCTTCACTATCTCCTCGCTTTCCTTGTCGCGTCTGGCGAACCTGACCGATAGGTTCCTCCTGTCCAAGACCGCCCATTCGAACCCCTGGTGCTTCTTCAACTCCTCTATCGCCTGCTCCATCGCATATTCGTTCCCGAAGAGCCCCCTGACCTCCCAGGCGCCAGCCATCAATCACCGGCCCCCGGAGGGGCGATAAAACTCTACCTAGCCGAGAGCTGGGATGCGAGATCTTCCGCCGAGTCTGCGGGGAGGTCGCATGAGAAGTTCTTGCAGACGTACGCTCTGGGCTTCTTGGATGGTTCCCGCCCTTGCAGCAGGGAGGTGAGACCTGAGAGGGCCCCGAACGTCTTCCCGGTGGCCAGGACCACGGCCTTGTCAGGGATGAAGGCCCTGTATATGCCTGACATCATCGCCTCGGCCCCTTTCTCGTCGTATGCCGTCACGACCACCTCCCTGGTCCCGTTCAGGAGGAGGTCGAGCGCGGCTAGCATGCCGGTGTGGCTAGCCGGGCTCCCGGCGACGTCCTTCCCGAACGTCTTCAGGGTCCGCTCAGCCTGGGCCCTGTAGTCGGCCCTCCCAGTGATTTCGGAGAGCCTGACGAGGTCGAGCGCCGCCACCGAGTTGCCTGACGGGACCGGGCCGTCGTAGCTCAGCTTCAGGGGTGCAGGGACCCCGTCGGTGGTCATGTAGAACCCTCCGCCCTCGACGTCTTCGAACCGTGCCATCGACTCTGCCAGCCTCCTCGCTTCCGCAAGCCAGGCCGGGGCTCCGGTCGCCTCGAATAGGTCCAGCAGCCCCTGGACGAAGTAGGCGTAGTCTTCGATGGTCCCGGGGAGCGCCGCCTCCCCGCCGGCGAAGCGCCTGAGAAGCTCTCCCCCGCTCGTCATCCTCTCGAGGACGAAGCTGGCGGCATCGGCCGCCTCGACCGCATAGGAAGGCTCGCCGAGCGCCCTGCTGCCGAAGGCGAGAGCCGAGATGGCGAGCCCGTTCCACGAAGTCAGGACCTTCGTGTCGGTGGCGGGCCGGGACCTCTTGAGCCTCGCGCGGTAGAGCTGTGGCCTGAGCCGGGCGACCGCCTCTCTTTCTCCCACGCCCATCGCCTTTCCCGGCCCCAGGTGGAGGAGAGACCTCCCGCCGAAATTGCCCGTCCGGGTCACCCCGTAGAGCGCGCAGAACGTCTCGCCATCGGCAACGCCCAAGCATTCCTTCACCTCTTCCGGGGTCCAGGAGTAGTAGGCTCCTTCTCCTTCAGCCGTGTCTGCGTCCTGCGCGGAGTAGAACCCTCCTCCTTCCCCCTTCATCTCCCCCGTGATCCAGCCGAGGGTCTCCCTGACGACGTCTGCGTACTCCGGTTTTCCCGTCAGCTGATACGCTTCGGCGTAGAGCTTCGCCAGGAGGGCGTTGTCGTAGAGCATCTTCTCGAAGTGGGGGACCAGCCAGACCCTGTCGGTCGAGTACCGATGGAACCCCCCGCCCACGTGGTCTCTTATCCCCCCGGCCATCATCTCGTCCAGCGTCTTCGTCACCGCCGAAAGGGCCATCCCCTTCCCAGTCCTGTAGTGGTACCTCAGGAGGAAGGCGAGCGAGACGGGAAGAGGGAACTTCGGGGCCGTGCTGAACCCGCCGTGGGCCTGGTCGAAGGCCGAGATGAGGGAGTTGTACCCGTCATCGAGCGCAGACCCTCCAAGCTCCCCCGGCGCCCCTGAGCTGGCCTCCGCCACCGCCTTCGCCACCTGCTCCGTGTTGGCTGCCACCTCGTCCCTCTTCTCCTTCCAGAGGGTGGCGACGAACTCGAGGACCTGCATGAAGCTCGGCATGCCGAAGCGCGGCTCCGGAGGGAAGTACGTCCCTCCGTAGAACGGCTTGAGGTCGGGCGTCAGGAAGACGCTCAGGGGCCACCCGCCCCCGCCCGTCATCGCCTGCACGGCCGTCATGTAGTATGCGTCCACCTCCGGACGCTCCTCCCTGTCGACCTTGATCGGTATGAAGTTCTTGTTGATGTACGCTGCCGTCTTCTGGTCCTCGAACGACTCCCTGGCGAGCTGGTGACACCAGTGGCACGTCGAATATCCGATGCTCAGGAAGATCGGCTTCCCGTCGTTCTTGGCTCTCGCGAGCGCCTCCTTCCCCCAGGGGAGCCACTTCACCGGGTTGTACGCGTGCTCGAGGAGGTAGGGGCTCTTCTCGCCGGCAAGCCCGTTGGGCGCTTTTTCGGGCAACTTTCTCGTGCGTGGCCTTTCTCGTAATTGAAGTTGTCTGCGCGGGCGAGACTTTACATTCCAATCTGGGGGCGGACCAAGTCTTCTGGAGGAGCTGGGAGCACGCAGTACAAGTGGACGGTACTCACCGTCACCACCGTAGGAGTTCTCATGTCCGGCATAGACTCCCGGATAATCGTGATAGGCATCCCGCAGGTGGCAGCCGCGCTGCATGCCGACGCCGAGCAGGCGATCTGGTTCACCCAGGCGTACATCTTCGGGAGCACCGTCGCCCTGCTCTTCATAGGGCGGGTGAGCGACATGATTGGGAGGGTAAAGATCTACACCGCCGGCTTCACCATCTTCACTGTCGGGTCGCTGCTGACCAGCCTCTCTGTCTCCCCCGACTATGTCATAGTCTTCCGGGTCCTCCAGGGGCTCGGTTCGGCCGCTCTTTTCGCCAACAGCGCCGCGATAATCACGGACGCGACCCCAAGCGACGAGCTGGGGCTCTTTCTCGGGATCAACCAGGTGGCCTTCAGGGTCGGCGCCATGGCCGGGCTGACCCTAAGCGGGCTCATCCTGCTCTTCCTCGACTGGCGCGCCCTCTTCTACATCAACATCCCGATTGGGATCTTCGGTACCTACTGGGCGCACAGGCGGCTGAAAGAGATTTCAAAGCCCGAGAAGGGGGTCCCCATGGACTGGCCTGGGCTCTTAGCCTTCACTGCGGCCTCCATCTCGATCCTCCTGGCGCTGACCTACGCCGCCTATGGCACCTTCCCCATCGGAGGTACCGCAGCGTTGGCTTCAGCCTCCGCCGTCTTCTTGGTGCTCTTCGTATACAGGGAGCGGAGGGTCCCCCACCCTCTCCTGGACCTCAAGCTCCTGAGGATCAAGGAGTTCACCGGGGGCGTCGTGGCCCAGATGCTCAACTCCCTGGCCTGGGGGGCCGTGATACTCCTTCTGAGCCTCTATCTCCAGCTCGTCAAGGGGCTGTCTCCATTCGCAGCTGGGATTTCGATCCTCCCCTTCGACGCCGCCTTCCTGGCTGTCGGCCCGCTGAGCGGCAAGCTGTCGGACGAATACGGTCACCTGCCTTTCACCACCGGAGGGCTGGCCGTCATGAGCGCCTCCCTCCTGCTGCTCTCCACCACCACCGTCGGCACCCCCTACGTGGTGCTCGCGCTCTACCTCGTCGTCTTCGGGATGGGGGTCGGGATGTTCAGCTCCCCGAACATGAGCTCCATAATGGGGTCGGTCCCTCCTTCGGACAGAGGGGTGGCCTCCGGGGTCAGGGCGACGTTCTTCAACGTGGGGTACGTCCTGAGCTTCAACGTCGCCATCCTGGTGATGACCGCCGTCCTCCCATACTCTACCATAACCGCGGTGATCTCCTCCCCTAACCCGGCTGCGATAGCCGGCGTGGACAAGGCGCTCTTTGCGAAGGGGCTCGACTACGCCTTCCAGGTGTCCGCTGTCATCAACGCCCTGGCGATAGCCCCGTCTGTCCTCCGAGGGAAGAGGACGACGGACGCCGCCTCTCCGGGCCCCCCGATGACCGGCCTGGAGCTCGAGTAGCTCACTTCGCAATCAGAGTCATTGGCCCGCAGAGCCCCTTGAAACCTAAGGGGTCCTAGCCGGCCGTCGTCGCAGGCGAAGGAGCGGCCATCCTTCCTGCTGCCATCGCCATCCCGGATCCCATGATCGCCATGGCGAAGACCGCGAAGGCGTTGAGGAGGTGGACCCACGCTATGCCGCTGCTGAGGGCCCCCGACGTCCTCAGCACGGCGAACCCTATCAGCGCCTGGAGGAGGATGTCTACGCCGATGCCGATGGTCAACCCAAAGAGCCTCTTCGGACGTGGCGACATCCTCGCCACGTAGACGAGCGAGACTATCGCGAGGACCCCGAGGACGACCCCCCACACGATGTGGGCGGAAGAATCAAGGAACCCGAAGGAGACCAGCCCCCCGAGAGCGACTTGGACTGCCAGAGCCGCCCCTGTTATCCTGAAAAGAAGCGAGATGTTCACTTTCATCTCTGGCGGCCCGAGTCTGAGATTTGAACCCTTCGGCGCGCTTCTGTGCGGTTCCACTCGTGGCATCATCCGACCTACATTCAAATACGGGGAGGAGGCGTGATCGAACATCTTCATGCCTCTCGAAAGCCTCGAAGGCGTCAAAGAGAAGTTCGATTCGGCTGGGGGGAGGGCGACCGCATACAACGTGCTGAAGCTGAAAGACCTCGGATACGACGTCGACCGGATTCCCTATTCGATACGGGTGCTCCTGGAGAACGCAGTCCGCCACTCCGGGAAGGTCCACGGAGCCTTGGATGCGGCTCACCAGCTCGCGCAATGGCCGAAGTCGGTCGGCTCTGAGACCCCTTTCATGCCTGGAAGGGTCCTCCTTCAGGACTACACCGGGGTCCCTCTCATAGTAGACCTCGCGGCGATGCGTGACGCAGCGAAGGCGGCAGGGGTGGACCCCGGCGCCGTCAACTCGAAGATCCCGGTCGACCTCGTCATAGACCACTCCATCCAGGTGGACGCCTGGGGGAACGACCTGGCCCTGTCCATCAACCTCGAGAGGGATTACGACCGGAACTCGGAGCGCTACGCCCTGCTGAAGTGGGCCCAGTCGTCCTTCAAGGGGATGCGCGTCTTCCCGCCGGGGAAGGGGATCTGCCATCAGCTCAACCTCGAGTACCTGTCACAGGTCGTCACGGAGAGGGACGGAGAAGTGTTCCCTGACACGGTGGTCGGGACCGACTCACACACTACGATGGTCAACGGGCTGGGGGTTCTGGGGTGGGGGGTAGGAGGGATAGAAGCCGAGGCGGTGATGTTGGGGGAGCCTTACCACATGCCGGTCCCGAAGGTCTACGGGGTGAAGTTCACCGGGACTCTGAGGGAGGGGGTGACCCCCACTGACCTCGTGCTCACCGTCACAGAACGGCTCCGAGAGAAGAACGTAGTGGGGGCTTTCGTGGAGTACTTCGGGGAGGGGTACGGTCAGCTCTCTGTCCCGGACCGCGCCACCATGGGGAACATGTCCCCTGAGTACGGCGCGACCGCAGGGTTCTTTCCGGTGGACGAGGCCACGATCCGGTATCTTTCGGGGACGGCCAGACCCAGGGCCCACGTCGACCTTGTCGCCAGGTACGCGAGGCAGTATGGGTTCTACGTGGGCGCCGTCGATCCGACCTACTCCGAAGTCATCCACGTCGACCTGGACAAGATTGAGCCGTCGATATCCGGCCCCAGGAACCCGGAAGAGAGGCGCTCGCTCGTCTCAGTACCCTCGTTCACCAGGGCGCTCCTCGACCAGCGGCGTCCGTCGGAGTCCGGAGGGGTGGTGGGAGCGGGCCGGAGCCAGCTGGTGCTCAAGGCGAACGAAGCGCCAGGCGCGCTCCCCGATGGCGCTGTGGTGATAGCCGCGATCACGAGCTGCACCAACACGTCGAACCCGACGGTCATGGTGGGCGCCGGCCTGATCGCCAAGAGGGCTGTGGAGGCGGGCCTCGCCCTGAAGCCCTGGGTCAAGCCCAGCCTGTCCCCTGGTTCCACGGTCGTCACCGACTACCTCCAGAGCTCGGACC
Proteins encoded in this region:
- a CDS encoding thioredoxin domain-containing protein, translating into MPEKAPNGLAGEKSPYLLEHAYNPVKWLPWGKEALARAKNDGKPIFLSIGYSTCHWCHQLARESFEDQKTAAYINKNFIPIKVDREERPEVDAYYMTAVQAMTGGGGWPLSVFLTPDLKPFYGGTYFPPEPRFGMPSFMQVLEFVATLWKEKRDEVAANTEQVAKAVAEASSGAPGELGGSALDDGYNSLISAFDQAHGGFSTAPKFPLPVSLAFLLRYHYRTGKGMALSAVTKTLDEMMAGGIRDHVGGGFHRYSTDRVWLVPHFEKMLYDNALLAKLYAEAYQLTGKPEYADVVRETLGWITGEMKGEGGGFYSAQDADTAEGEGAYYSWTPEEVKECLGVADGETFCALYGVTRTGNFGGRSLLHLGPGKAMGVGEREAVARLRPQLYRARLKRSRPATDTKVLTSWNGLAISALAFGSRALGEPSYAVEAADAASFVLERMTSGGELLRRFAGGEAALPGTIEDYAYFVQGLLDLFEATGAPAWLAEARRLAESMARFEDVEGGGFYMTTDGVPAPLKLSYDGPVPSGNSVAALDLVRLSEITGRADYRAQAERTLKTFGKDVAGSPASHTGMLAALDLLLNGTREVVVTAYDEKGAEAMMSGIYRAFIPDKAVVLATGKTFGALSGLTSLLQGREPSKKPRAYVCKNFSCDLPADSAEDLASQLSAR
- the acnA gene encoding aconitate hydratase AcnA — protein: MPLESLEGVKEKFDSAGGRATAYNVLKLKDLGYDVDRIPYSIRVLLENAVRHSGKVHGALDAAHQLAQWPKSVGSETPFMPGRVLLQDYTGVPLIVDLAAMRDAAKAAGVDPGAVNSKIPVDLVIDHSIQVDAWGNDLALSINLERDYDRNSERYALLKWAQSSFKGMRVFPPGKGICHQLNLEYLSQVVTERDGEVFPDTVVGTDSHTTMVNGLGVLGWGVGGIEAEAVMLGEPYHMPVPKVYGVKFTGTLREGVTPTDLVLTVTERLREKNVVGAFVEYFGEGYGQLSVPDRATMGNMSPEYGATAGFFPVDEATIRYLSGTARPRAHVDLVARYARQYGFYVGAVDPTYSEVIHVDLDKIEPSISGPRNPEERRSLVSVPSFTRALLDQRRPSESGGVVGAGRSQLVLKANEAPGALPDGAVVIAAITSCTNTSNPTVMVGAGLIAKRAVEAGLALKPWVKPSLSPGSTVVTDYLQSSDLLRHLNALGFYLTGLGCQTCIGNSGPLAPEVEKEIRERDVYAVAALSGNRNFDGRIHPLAKGSFLMSPMLVVAYGLAGRIDFDFASTPLGRGSDGKPVFLKDLWPSLGEVKKTVEASLRSGLYEKRYADAMKGDERWQSLASYADDVYHWEPSSTYIRDPPWFRPPLTDPSKEDICRARVLAVFEDKITTDHISPAGTIAVDSPAGEYLEGHGVDFVHFSTYGSRRGNHEILVRGGFSNIRLRNLLAGGKEGGYTKHFPDGAVMTIYDAAMKYVKEEVPLVILAGKQYGAGSSRDWAAKAPRLLGVKAVIAESFERIHRSNLVAMGVVPLQFKEGEGVKQLGLTGEESIDVAGIEKMESPKEWVEVVARGKEGEKKFRALVRVDNATEMQYLRSGGVLPYVFGRLTDAAH
- a CDS encoding MFS transporter — its product is MKLSARARLYIPIWGRTKSSGGAGSTQYKWTVLTVTTVGVLMSGIDSRIIVIGIPQVAAALHADAEQAIWFTQAYIFGSTVALLFIGRVSDMIGRVKIYTAGFTIFTVGSLLTSLSVSPDYVIVFRVLQGLGSAALFANSAAIITDATPSDELGLFLGINQVAFRVGAMAGLTLSGLILLFLDWRALFYINIPIGIFGTYWAHRRLKEISKPEKGVPMDWPGLLAFTAASISILLALTYAAYGTFPIGGTAALASASAVFLVLFVYRERRVPHPLLDLKLLRIKEFTGGVVAQMLNSLAWGAVILLLSLYLQLVKGLSPFAAGISILPFDAAFLAVGPLSGKLSDEYGHLPFTTGGLAVMSASLLLLSTTTVGTPYVVLALYLVVFGMGVGMFSSPNMSSIMGSVPPSDRGVASGVRATFFNVGYVLSFNVAILVMTAVLPYSTITAVISSPNPAAIAGVDKALFAKGLDYAFQVSAVINALAIAPSVLRGKRTTDAASPGPPMTGLELE